One window from the genome of Bdellovibrionales bacterium encodes:
- a CDS encoding polyhydroxyalkanoate synthesis regulator DNA-binding domain-containing protein produces the protein MINQNETLTSKQNSKVKIIKRYQNRKLYDTQQSCYVTLDDIAKMIRTNEEVMVIDNKSKNDITAATLTQIIFEAEKKASQYAPLFTLREIIQNGNGSISNYLAKLGAFPQDYMTKQAANIANVERVSADDVKQNLENRVANAATRYNPDTTAKAAAEKATVLPGAQNEEETPNLPSSNPSLNN, from the coding sequence ACGAAACACTGACTTCTAAACAAAACTCAAAAGTCAAAATTATCAAGCGCTATCAAAACAGAAAGCTCTATGATACTCAGCAATCTTGCTACGTGACTTTGGACGATATCGCTAAAATGATTCGTACAAACGAAGAAGTAATGGTTATCGACAATAAGTCTAAAAACGACATTACTGCTGCAACATTGACTCAAATCATTTTCGAAGCAGAAAAGAAAGCATCTCAATATGCTCCTCTTTTCACACTTCGCGAAATCATCCAAAACGGCAACGGTAGCATTTCAAACTACCTCGCTAAATTGGGCGCTTTCCCTCAAGACTACATGACTAAGCAAGCGGCTAACATCGCAAATGTTGAGCGCGTTTCTGCTGATGACGTGAAACAAAATCTTGAGAACCGCGTTGCTAATGCAGCGACTCGTTACAATCCAGATACAACTGCGAAAGCAGCTGCTGAAAAGGCAACTGTTCTTCCTGGTGCTCAGAACGAAGAGGAAACTCCAAATCTTCCTTCTAGCAACCCAAGCTTGAACAACTAG